The Sphingobium aromaticiconvertens genome has a segment encoding these proteins:
- a CDS encoding TonB-dependent receptor codes for MRLFRNTALAVSVPALAVSTMFGSQPARAQQNGQYVYHLPAQSLELSLRAIAARSGRNIGAAASVLAGRTAPALDGAFTTEGAVGRVLAGTDLRYRAVGSDLIIEAIARDSVSESSEERQGTSITVTGSRIRGAPVASPTISVDREAIIASGQTGLAEVARNLPQSFGGGQNLGVGANVGSANGINVGGAATINLRGLGSDATLTLLNGHRLAYNGSRQGVDVSAIPLGAVDRLEVVADGASALYGSDAVAGVANIILRRDFEGLTVDLDGGLATQGGYSRQRVAATTGAKWRSGGIIASYEYARSTSLRSDERDFARSRPGVIIFPPTERHAIVLSGHQELTERLSFAADLLFNRRRTEIGFPDNPAGDLSVSRTEQPSTSRSFAVAPSLTLELPGGWRGALSGVYGKERVFTRANNFVGQTLIRSTPLCYCNDGKSFELAADGGLFDLGGGTARAALGAGYRSNLLNADRGPGNVANVRRSQDSYYAYGELNVPLASPFQGRKGLYRLNLSAALRYERYPGIDEVVTPKLGQPVDCR; via the coding sequence ATGCGACTATTTCGAAACACGGCCCTGGCCGTTTCGGTGCCGGCCCTTGCCGTCTCCACGATGTTCGGCTCACAACCGGCTCGCGCGCAGCAAAATGGCCAGTATGTCTATCATCTGCCGGCCCAATCGCTTGAACTGTCGCTGAGGGCGATCGCCGCCCGTTCGGGACGCAATATCGGCGCTGCCGCGTCGGTCCTTGCTGGCAGGACCGCTCCCGCGCTTGATGGGGCGTTCACGACCGAAGGGGCAGTGGGGAGAGTGTTGGCAGGAACCGACCTGCGCTACCGGGCGGTGGGTTCAGACCTGATCATCGAAGCCATTGCGCGCGATAGTGTGTCGGAGAGCAGCGAGGAACGGCAAGGCACCTCGATTACCGTGACCGGGAGCCGCATTCGCGGTGCGCCCGTCGCGTCCCCCACGATCAGCGTTGATCGAGAGGCAATCATTGCGAGCGGGCAGACGGGCCTTGCCGAAGTTGCCCGCAACCTGCCCCAGAGTTTCGGAGGCGGGCAGAATCTCGGTGTCGGCGCGAATGTCGGCAGCGCCAACGGCATCAATGTTGGCGGTGCGGCGACGATCAATCTGCGCGGTCTTGGCAGCGACGCCACGCTCACCCTGCTCAACGGCCATCGGCTCGCCTATAATGGTTCCCGGCAGGGCGTCGATGTATCCGCCATACCACTGGGTGCGGTTGACCGTCTGGAAGTCGTCGCGGATGGCGCCTCAGCTCTATATGGCTCCGACGCCGTGGCCGGCGTTGCCAATATCATCCTGCGCCGGGACTTCGAAGGCCTGACCGTTGATCTCGACGGAGGCCTGGCGACGCAGGGCGGCTATTCCCGGCAGCGGGTGGCCGCAACGACCGGCGCCAAATGGCGGTCAGGCGGCATCATCGCATCCTATGAATATGCCCGCAGCACGAGCCTGCGCTCGGATGAGCGCGATTTTGCCCGCTCACGCCCGGGCGTCATCATCTTCCCGCCGACCGAGCGCCATGCCATTGTCCTCTCCGGCCATCAGGAACTGACGGAACGGCTTTCCTTCGCGGCGGACCTGCTCTTCAATCGGCGTCGGACGGAAATCGGTTTTCCCGACAATCCCGCCGGGGACCTGTCCGTCAGCCGTACCGAACAGCCGTCCACCAGCCGCTCTTTCGCCGTGGCCCCATCGCTGACGCTCGAACTGCCGGGTGGATGGCGGGGCGCGCTTTCAGGCGTCTATGGGAAGGAACGTGTTTTCACCCGCGCGAATAATTTCGTGGGCCAGACGCTCATCCGTTCGACGCCGCTCTGCTATTGCAATGACGGGAAATCCTTCGAACTGGCGGCCGATGGAGGCCTGTTCGACCTGGGCGGTGGTACGGCGCGCGCCGCCCTTGGTGCCGGCTATCGCAGCAATCTGCTCAATGCCGATCGGGGGCCCGGTAATGTCGCCAATGTCCGGCGCTCGCAGGACAGCTATTATGCCTATGGCGAACTTAACGTGCCCCTTGCTTCGCCCTTCCAGGGGCGCAAGGGCCTGTATCGCCTCAACCTCAGCGCAGCGCTGCGCTATGAGCGCTATCCCGGCATCGACGAGGTCGTCACACCGAAATTGGGCCAGCCTGTTGATTGCCGTTGA
- a CDS encoding RNA polymerase sigma factor, which translates to MRSEAWLDVSMRLIANILNSLSEPRIAEGDPLPPDDRIVIGSALALEDLYRARAPRLHRFFGGRTERQDAGDLVQECFARLAEASASKEKAIDHPEAYLNQIAKNLLRDRAKVALQRSLTRHDPVEEVALQGPDIVAALEARDMLNRLQTALMKLKPRTRAIFLAHRVDGMSYKVIARDQGLSIKGVEWHMHKAIIQLDRVLRAR; encoded by the coding sequence GTGCGTAGCGAAGCATGGTTGGATGTTTCCATGCGTCTAATCGCCAACATCCTGAACTCTCTTTCGGAGCCTCGGATCGCGGAGGGCGACCCGCTGCCCCCCGATGATCGGATCGTCATCGGTTCGGCGCTCGCTTTGGAAGACCTCTATCGCGCGCGCGCGCCGCGGCTTCATCGCTTTTTCGGCGGACGCACCGAAAGGCAGGATGCTGGCGATCTTGTTCAGGAATGTTTTGCCCGACTTGCCGAAGCCAGTGCATCGAAGGAGAAGGCGATCGACCACCCCGAGGCCTATCTCAACCAGATTGCCAAAAACTTGTTGCGTGATCGTGCCAAAGTGGCTCTGCAAAGATCACTTACCCGGCATGATCCGGTGGAAGAGGTGGCACTGCAAGGTCCCGATATAGTGGCGGCCCTGGAGGCACGAGACATGCTAAACCGGCTACAGACGGCCCTCATGAAACTCAAACCCAGAACGCGCGCGATTTTTCTCGCGCATCGGGTCGATGGCATGAGCTATAAGGTTATCGCCCGGGACCAAGGGCTTAGCATCAAAGGGGTCGAGTGGCACATGCACAAGGCAATAATCCAGCTTGATCGCGTGCTGCGGGCGCGTTGA
- a CDS encoding FecR family protein has product MVDPTGEGRSDDQIREEAAAWLARLRDSSDTQDYEAFADWYSADIRHADLYDEVLASWDETASAGLTPAGEANSQAKSAQPTKNGGRLMLAAAACIVIALALVCLHALSAAGNPKRADELASGIGEIRTLSLPDGSKVTLDAGSVVIVDYGDQQRHLLLQRGRARFDVAHDAVRPFIVSAGNGDVIAHGTIFDVDLQGQRMTVSLLRGSVEVKRHFGTRQGQFLMPGESAFVEDGAPSEPEPISAGARDWPTGVLSFSNAELGDVARLANRHAAAGIIIVSPDAAQLKFTGTMVADDTAGLAKLLAATFGLSLNKDRAGNFLLAVPAKKLPG; this is encoded by the coding sequence ATGGTCGATCCCACCGGTGAGGGGCGCTCGGATGATCAAATCCGGGAGGAAGCGGCCGCCTGGCTCGCGCGTCTGCGCGATTCCAGCGATACGCAGGATTATGAGGCGTTTGCCGATTGGTACAGTGCCGATATCCGGCACGCAGACCTTTATGACGAGGTACTTGCAAGCTGGGATGAAACAGCCTCTGCGGGTTTGACGCCGGCCGGCGAGGCAAACAGCCAAGCAAAGTCAGCGCAGCCGACTAAAAACGGCGGGCGTCTCATGCTGGCTGCAGCGGCTTGCATCGTGATCGCACTTGCCCTTGTTTGCCTTCATGCCCTGAGCGCCGCGGGCAACCCGAAACGCGCGGATGAGTTGGCGTCTGGAATCGGCGAAATACGGACGCTTTCCCTGCCCGACGGATCCAAGGTGACGCTCGATGCAGGCAGCGTCGTCATTGTCGACTATGGCGACCAGCAGCGGCATCTGCTGTTGCAGCGGGGTCGCGCCCGCTTCGATGTCGCCCACGATGCGGTTCGCCCATTCATTGTGTCGGCCGGGAACGGCGATGTCATCGCGCACGGCACGATCTTCGATGTTGACCTGCAGGGCCAAAGGATGACGGTTTCCCTTCTGCGCGGTTCCGTAGAGGTCAAACGTCATTTTGGCACCAGGCAAGGGCAATTTCTCATGCCGGGGGAATCGGCATTTGTCGAAGACGGGGCCCCGAGCGAGCCGGAACCGATATCCGCGGGAGCGAGGGACTGGCCGACCGGCGTGCTATCTTTTTCGAATGCAGAACTTGGTGACGTGGCCCGCCTCGCCAATCGTCATGCGGCAGCGGGAATCATCATCGTCAGCCCGGACGCAGCGCAGCTTAAGTTTACCGGGACGATGGTGGCCGACGACACAGCGGGCCTCGCAAAGCTGCTCGCTGCGACCTTTGGGCTTTCCCTCAATAAGGATCGGGCGGGAAATTTCCTGCTGGCGGTGCCTGCGAAAAAATTACCAGGGTAA